The DNA sequence TCGCCGAGATGTAAACAATGGATCGACGAAGTTTATATAGGTTGACGTGGTAGATCTATCACTTGAACGCGAACGGTTGACGGGAGAATAATCACCCGTATGCCGTGAGGTTCGTCTTTTAACACTACCATATAATATGGCAACGGTCACAGATCCATCCCTAAACCCTTGACCCAACAACCTGTTGATGATATCCTTAAAGATACAATTACAGATAAAATTATAAATCTACATCGGAGAGGGGGAAGCAGACTGCCAACGAGAGTAAGGTTGGCTCTTAAACTGTGTTATTGCAAGCGCATTCTATCTTTCAAGAAGGTACTTTTTTTTGCGTAACGGTGTTTCTGACAGCAGGTTGTATACGCACATAGGAGGTATACGATGCGAAACCAGCACCTTCTTATCTTAATTATTATCGCAATCGTCAGCATTATAGTTGTCGGCTGCAGTAACAGTAACGAGCAAGACGGAAATGTGACGTTAAATGTGGCGTTGTGGGATGAAAATGTGAGCAAGGTCGTCGATGAATCGATTAAAGTGTTCAAAGAAAAGCATCCAAACGTCGACGTAAAGGTGACGTACACGCCGTACAGCGACTATTTTACGCGTTTGCGGACGAGTATTGCCGGCAAAAAAGGGCCGGATGTGTTTTGGATGAACGGTCCGAACTTTTACCAATACGCCTCACTTGGGTTGATAAAGAACGTGCAACCGCTTATGGAGCGGGATCAAATGGACCCGGGCGTTTACAACGACGCCTTGCAAGAGCTGTATTCGTACGAAGGTGACTTGTACGGGTTACCTTATTTTCAAGATACGATTGGGCTATTCTTCAATAAAAAGATGTTTGACGAAGCAGGCATCGACTATCCCGACGAATCGTGGACGTGGGAAACGATCGAAGAAATAGGAAAAAAACTTACCGACAAGGAAAAAGGCATCTACGGGTACATTGCACCATCTACAAACCAGGCGGGTTACTACAATCTTATTCATCAAGCGGGCGGGTTCGTCATTAGTGAAGATAAAACGGAGTCTGGCTTTGATTCTCCCCAGGCGCGCGAAGCGTTTGCGTGGATGAAAAGGCTTATGCAAGAGGGGATTTCCCCTACGGCGCAGAAACAAGCCGAAGTACATGTCAACCAATTATTCGGTTCGGGCAAAGCAGCCATGCTACCGAATATTTCTGTCAACGCCCCGACGCTGTACGATATGTTAGGGGACGATTTGGGCGTGGCGCCATTGCCACAAGGAAAGGAAAAAGCGGCGATCGTGCACGGGCTCAGTTGGGTGCTAAACAGCCATTCGCAACACGAAGCGCTCGCTTGGGAACTCATGAAAACGTTGTCGGGCGAAGAAGCGGAACGGATGTTAGCGGAATCTGGTTTTAGCATCCCCGCGTACAAAGGAACGGAAGACGCTTGGATCGCTTCCATTCCCGAACTAGATTTACAAATGTTTGTCGACAGTCTCGAATTTGGCGTTCCCTACCCGGTGTCGAAAAGCACGTTAAAGTGGCAAAACATCGAGTCACAAGAAATTCAGCAAATGCTATTCAAAGATCGCTCGATTGACGAAGCGACACGTAACATCGCCGAAAAAATGAACGACATTTTAACTGAGGAACAAAAAAAATAATCTACTAGCCAACAAACAAAAAAAGTAACGTGGAGGGAGTCCGTTGAATGACTCGATCTCAAACCGCCCGAACCGCACTACACGTCGCTCAAAGGCTAAAACGAAAGAGATGTTATGGGCGTATGCCTTTATTGCCCCTGTCGTCATCGGGCTGGCCATTTTTTACATGGCGCCAGCGATCGCGTCGTTTTATTTGTCGCTCACCGATTGGGACGGGCTGACCGCACCGACATTTATCGGGTTCGACAACTTCATCAACTTAATGAGCGACGGGACGTTTTTGCGGGCGCTCGGCAATACGGCCGTGTACACCTTCGTGTCTGTACCTATTTCCATCGCACTCGCCACACTAGTCGCCGTGTTGTTAAACCAAAAAATTAAAGGGATCGTCGTTTACCGTACGTTGTATTTCTTGCCAGTCGTGACGATGCCGATTGCGGTCGGAATGGTGTGGAAGTGGCTGTATAACTCCGAATTTGGCTTGATTAACTACGTGTTAGGGTTATTGAATTTGCCACAGCCTGGTTGGATGTTTGACGAGTGGTTTGCGCTGTTATCGATCATTTTCGTCGCCGTTTGGATGACGGTCGGGTATAACGCGGTTCTTTTGTTGGCCGGTCTACAGGGGATCTCGTCGACGTATTACGAAGCGGCGACGTTGGACGGGGCGAGCGGTTGGCGTCAGTTTCTCCACATTACGTTGCCCCTACTATCGCCGAGCTTATTTTTCGTCACAGTCATCTCCTTAATCGGGTCGCTGCAAGTGTTCGACTTAGTGTTTATTATGATCGGCGACAACTATGCGCTGTTAGAACCGACGCGAACGGCCGTGTACAGCATTTGGGAAAGCGGCTTCAAAAACTTCGAGATGGGCTATGCGGCGGCGCAAGCGCTCGTGTTGTTCGTCGTCATTTTAATTTTGACGATTATCCAGTTTTATTACCAGAAAAAATGGGTTCACTACGAATAAAAAGGAGGCGTGTCCGATGCAGTCGATGTCGAGAGGATCAAAAATCATTGTCCACACAGTGCTCATTTTAGGGGCGGTCGTCATGGTGACTCCTTTCCTTTGGATGATTTTGACGTCGGTTAAGTCGTTTGCGGAATCGATGCTCGTGCCGCCGACGTTTCTACCGGAGACGTGGAAGTTAGATAATTACTCCGAAGTATTCGAGACTGTTAATTTTGCGAAGTACTACTGGAATACGATTGTCATTACCGTCGGTCGCACGATCGGCCAATTAATTTTATGTTCACTGGCGGCATACGCGTTTGCACGCCTGTCTTTTCCGGGAAAAAATATCATCTTTGTCGCTTTGTTGTCCGTGTTGATGG is a window from the Numidum massiliense genome containing:
- a CDS encoding ABC transporter substrate-binding protein, which produces MRNQHLLILIIIAIVSIIVVGCSNSNEQDGNVTLNVALWDENVSKVVDESIKVFKEKHPNVDVKVTYTPYSDYFTRLRTSIAGKKGPDVFWMNGPNFYQYASLGLIKNVQPLMERDQMDPGVYNDALQELYSYEGDLYGLPYFQDTIGLFFNKKMFDEAGIDYPDESWTWETIEEIGKKLTDKEKGIYGYIAPSTNQAGYYNLIHQAGGFVISEDKTESGFDSPQAREAFAWMKRLMQEGISPTAQKQAEVHVNQLFGSGKAAMLPNISVNAPTLYDMLGDDLGVAPLPQGKEKAAIVHGLSWVLNSHSQHEALAWELMKTLSGEEAERMLAESGFSIPAYKGTEDAWIASIPELDLQMFVDSLEFGVPYPVSKSTLKWQNIESQEIQQMLFKDRSIDEATRNIAEKMNDILTEEQKK
- a CDS encoding carbohydrate ABC transporter permease, giving the protein MLWAYAFIAPVVIGLAIFYMAPAIASFYLSLTDWDGLTAPTFIGFDNFINLMSDGTFLRALGNTAVYTFVSVPISIALATLVAVLLNQKIKGIVVYRTLYFLPVVTMPIAVGMVWKWLYNSEFGLINYVLGLLNLPQPGWMFDEWFALLSIIFVAVWMTVGYNAVLLLAGLQGISSTYYEAATLDGASGWRQFLHITLPLLSPSLFFVTVISLIGSLQVFDLVFIMIGDNYALLEPTRTAVYSIWESGFKNFEMGYAAAQALVLFVVILILTIIQFYYQKKWVHYE